A window of Cystobacter fuscus DSM 2262 genomic DNA:
GCTCCTGCTGCGGCGCGGGCGGAGGCGAGATGTGCGTGAGGATCGCCTGGAAGAGCGGCTCGAGCGTCTTGCCCGGCACCTCCAGGCTCGTGGAGCTCTGGCCCTGGCGCGCGACCGTGTAGAGCACGGGGAAGTCGAGCTGGTGCTCCTCGGCGCCCAGGTCGATGTAGAGCGAGTAGACCTGATCCAGGATGTCCTTGGCGCGGGCGTCCGAGCGGTCGATCTTGTTGATGACGAGCACCGTCTTGAGGCCCATGCCCAGCGCCTTGCTGAGCACGAAGCGCGTCTGGGGCAGGGGACCTTCGGCCGCGTCCACCAGGAGGATGACGCCATCCACCAGGCGCAGGCCGCGCTCCACCTCACCGCCGAAGTCCGCGTGGCCCGGGGTGTCGATGATGTTGATCTGCTTTCCCTGGTAGGTGACGGCGGTGTTCTTCGCGAGAATGGTGATGCCCTTCTCGCGCTCGAGGTCGTTCGAGTCCATCACCCGTTCGGTCAGGGCTTCGTTGCTGCGGAAGATGCCCGCCTGGCGAAGCATGTGGTCGACGAGGGTGGTCTTGCCATGGTCGACGTGGGCGACGATGGCGACGTTGCGGATGTTCTCTCGGGCAATCATGGATGCGGGGGATCTGCGGGGGACGGCCGAGGCGCGAGGCCCGGCGGAAGAAGTCGTGGGTGGGCAAGGCGCCCGGGCCCTCAGGGGGCCTGATGGAACCCCTCAGAAACACGAAGGGCGGGCGCTTATATGCCGTGAGTCCTTCCCCTGCAACGTGGCTGGACGAAAGGCGTGCCGACGGCCAGCCCCTGGCCTCGGCGCGGCCCCTCGAGTCCAGCCTCCTCCCACCAGGTGGGTGTGGAGGCGATATGCCCCCCGGGCTACGGGAAGGCGGCGAACGGCTCGGAGGTGGGGTAGTGGCGCGCCCGAGGTTGCACGAGCCGGTGCTCGCTCAGGAAGCGCTCCACCCGCCGCTCGACGGTTTCCCGGTATTCCAGGGGAGCCACGTGAGTCCCCTCGGGCAGCAGGAGGAGCTCGGCCCCCGGGATGTGGGCGGCCATCCGACGTGACAGCCAGGCGGGGGTGAACTTGTCGAGCTTGCCGGCGATGACGAGGGTGGGGACGTTCACGCGCGGCAGGTGCCGCCAGGCATTGTGGTGGGCGGCCGAGCGCAGGGTGCGCACGAAGACGACCGGGTCCATGTTGGCCAGGTGGGCGAAGTAGGGGATGAGGTCGCTCTTGGAGAGCAGGGAGCGGTTCATCTCCACCGAGAGGGCGACTTCCAGGGCCAGCGGGGTGCTGAGCAGGGCGCGGGTGAGGCGCGCCACGCGGTCCGGGAAGTGCTCCACGGTGAACTTGATGAAGGGGAAGAGCCGCTTGAGCAGCGGACCATCGTGGAAGGTGTCGAGCAGGCTGCCGTAGCTGCCGCACACCAGCACGAGCCCCTTCACCCGCTCGGGAAAGCGGCGGTGGAACTCGAGTGCCACCTGCACGCCCATGGAGTGGCCGAAGAGCACCGCCTGCTGGATGCCCGCCGCGTCCATCACCCGGTTGAGGTCATCGCAGGTATAGGACATGCCGATGCGGTTGCGCTTGTCCGGCACGCCCGAGCGGCCATGGCCTCGGTAGTTCCAGCGCAGCACGCGGTGATGGCGCGCCAGCACGGGCTCGAGGTACTTCCACACGAAGCCGTCGCAGCCCAGACCATCGCACATCACCGCGCCGGGCTCGCCCGATCCACTCACCTGGTAGTACAGCGCCGCCCCATCGGGAACGGTGAGGAAGTCCTGCCGGAAGAGATCGCTCATGGTGTCATGCGTCCGCCTCGGCGTCGGGTGGAAGACCCGCGTCGAGGCCGTAACGGGCGATCTTCAAGATAAGGTTGGAGCGGCTGATGCCAAGCTCCCGGGCGAGTCGGCTCTTGTTCTTCCCAGTACGCAACAGTCCCTGGTGGATCATCTCCCGCTCGAGCGCCTCCACGGCCTCGTGCAGGCTGCCGGTGAGGCGGGGGAGGGGAGAGGACGAGCCCCCGGGCGACACCGCGTCGCGGATGCGGCTGGAGATGAGGTCGGCGGGCAGCAGCTCCAGATCCCCGCCGAGCACCAGCAGGCGCTCCATCTCGTTCTCCAGCTCGCGCACGTTGCCCGGCCAGGCATAGCGGCCGAGCAGGGCGAGCGCCTCGGGGGACAGGCCGCGAGCGCGCTGGCCCTCGCGGTGGTGCTTGCGCAGGAAGTGATCCACCAGGAGCGGCAGATCGTCCCGGCGCTCGCGCAGGGGCGGCAGGTGCACGCGGATGACGTTGATGCGGTAATAGAGGTCCTCGCGGAACTCGCCGCGCTTGACCATCTCGCCCAGGTCCTTGTGGGTGGCGGCGACGACGCGCACGTCCACCTCGCGCGGCTGGGTGCCGCCCACGGGCAGGAAGGTGCCCTCCTGGAGCACGCGCAACAGCTTCACCTGCAACGCGGGCGACATGTCGCCCACCTCGTCGAGGAAGAAGGTGCCGCTGTCGGCCATCTCGAACAGACCCTTCTTGTCGCGCACCGCTCCGGTGAAGGAGCCGCGCATGTGGCCGAACAGGGCGCTCTCCAGGAGGTTGTCGTTGAAGGCCGAGCAGTTCTGCACCACGAAGGGCGCGTTGCGCCGGGGGCCATTGTCGTGGATGGCGCGCGCCACCAACTCCTTGCCCGTGCCCGACTCCCCGTTGATGAGCACGGTGGCCTCGGAGTTGGACACCTTCTCCAGCACCTTGAAGATTTCCTGGAGCGCGGCCGAGCGGCCGATGATGTGCCCGAAGCGCGCGTTCCCGCCGCCGCGGGCGGGCGCCTCCAGGGCTCGCTCCTGCTCGCGGGTGCGTTCGGCCTCGTAGGCGGCGATCTCCCCGGTGCCGTACTCGAGCAGCACGGTGAGCTTCTCCAGGTTGTCGTCATCCAGAACGAGCAGCCGTTCCACGGCGCGCTCCACGTCCAGGGCCGCCGGTTGCAGCTCGCGCAGCCGCGCCCGGATGCCTTCGCGCGCGCCCGCCGTCAGCGGCTCGCGCAGCAGGCCCTCGACGAAGAGGAACCCCTCGTACTCGTCCTGCACGTACAGCGGCGCGGCCACGAGGCTGAACTGGAGATGGCAGGGCTGCACGATCGCCCGGCGCAGGCGCCGGTTGCCAACGAACTGCTCGTGCAGCTCGCGCACCGACTGGTTGCAGCGCCGCAGCCCCTCGCGCGAACCACGCGCGAGCCGGCAGCAGGCACTGGCCGCGGAGGCGATGGCCTCGCCCCGGTTCCAATCCAGCACCTGCCCGTGCCGATCCGCGAAGTGCAGCTCCGCGCGCCACCACTTGCGGACGAGTTCCCGCAGCATGATGATGCTCTGAAGGTTCTGGTGCCGCTCACGGTCCATTGGCCGTGGCTTGGGAATGTTCAACAAGAGGAGACCTTGAGCCCGCGAGGTTCGTCGATTCTACCCACCTGGCGCCCCCACGTGTGGGCGCGGTGGAATACCCTGCACCCGTGACTCCTCCTCGTCATCCGCACGCAGCGTCTTCTCATGACCATGATCACTCGCACGGAGAGGGGTGTGGTGGCCATGGGCACGGCCATGGACAACCCCCGAGACCCCCGCCTCCATCCTTGAAGGAGGAGCGGCGCAAGGACCGCAACCGCCTGCTCGTCGCGTTGGCGCTCACGGGCACCATCGCCGTGGCGGAGGCCGTGGGGGGCTGGCTCACCCGCTCGCTGGCCCTGCTGTCGGACGCGGGCCACATGCTCACCGACATCAGCGCGCTGGGCTTGAGCCTGCTCGCCCTGTGGTTCTCCGGCAAGCCGGCGGACCAGAAGAAGACGTACGGCTACTACCGGATGGAGATCCTCAGCGCGCTGCTCAACGGCGTGCTGCTGCTGGTCATCACCGTGGGGATCGTCCTGGAGGCCTGGGAGCGCTTCCGCTCGCCCACCGAGGTGAACCTGGGGCCCATGGCGGTGGTGGCCACGGTGGGCCTCATCGCCAACCTGCTGGCCTTGAACTTCCTGCACCACACGCACTCGATGAACGTGCGCGGGGCCTTCCTGCACGTGCTGGGCGACACCCTGTCGAGCGTGGGCGTGCTGGTGGGCGCGGGGGTGATGTGGCTGACGGGCTGGTACGTGGTGGACCCGCTCATCTCCGTGCTCATCTCGGTGGTGATCGTGGTGGGGGCGGTGCGGCTGGTGCGCGACGCGGTGGACGTGCTGCTCGAGGCCGTGCCCGCGCACGTGGACATGCCCCAGGTCAAGGAGCTGCTGCTCAAGGTGCAGGGTGTGCGCGACGTGCATGACCTGCACGTGTGGACGATCGCCAGTGGGATGTACGCGCTCTCGGCGCACCTCGTGGTGGCGGACCCGAAGGTCAGCAACAACGACGACATCCTCTCGGCCGTGAAGCACGAGCTGCTCGAGCGCTTCAAGATCGATCACACGACGATCCAGATCGAGAGCGAGACCTACGCCCACGTGGGCGAGGTGCACTGAGCCCGGGGGCCACCGGGGGGCCGGTACCGGGAGGACCCCAGACTTCGGGTCCTCTCGCGGCACCGGCTCCGGTTCACCTCACGCCCGGCCGGCGGCCTGGCGTCCGCGGCGGGACACCGCGTCGACCGAGGCGGCCACGAGCAGCACGCTGCCCGTCACCATGAACTTCACCGACGAGGAGAAGGCCAGCAGATCCATGCCGTTGGCGATGGAGCCGATGACCAGCGCGCCGAGAATCGCCGACCAGGCCGAGCCGCGCCCGCCGAAGAGGCTGGTGCCGCCGATGACCGCCGCGCCGATGGAGTTGAGCAGCACGTCGCCGCTGCCCGAGGACTGATTGACCGCGAGCAGACGCGAGGCGGCGAGCATGCCGCCCGCGGCCGCCAGGGTGGAGCCCATCGCGAAGATGGTGATGCGGATGAACTCCACGCGGATGCCCGCCCGGCGCGCCGCCTCGGCGTTGCCGCCCACGGCGAACACGTGACGGCCAAAGCGCGTGTTGCGCAGCAGCAGCTCCAGCGCCACCACCACGCCCGCGAAGATGAGCGTGGCCAGGGGCAGGCCGCGGTCTTGCGTGAAGACGCTCACCGCCGCCACCACCGCCCCGCAGATGATGATCATCCGGAAGGCCACGTTGCGCAGGGGCGCCTGGACGAGGCCCAGCGTCGCGCGCCGCCGCCGCTCCAGGAACACGCTACCCACGTAGGTGCCGATGATGACCGCCACCACACCCCAGGACACCGGGGTGGAGAAGAACGTCGAGGTCAGCCCGGTGATGACCGGATCGTACAGGTTCACGCTGCCGGTGGAGCCCAGCACGGAGAACAGCGCGCCCTGCCAGGCGAGCGAGCCCGCCAGGGTGACCACGAAGGAGGGCACCTTGAAGCGCGTTACCCACGTGCCCTGGAAGGCGCCGATCGCCGTGCCCGTGGCGAGCCCCGCGAGCAGCGCGGGCACCGCCGGCACGTGCATCTTCACGTTGAGGATGGTCATCACCGCGGCGGCCAGGCCGCTCACGGCGCCCGCCGACAGGTCCGTCTCTCCGAGCAGCAGGATGAGGACGATGCCCGCGGAGATCATCCCCATGGCGGAGATCTGCAGCATCAGGTTGGTGAGGTTGATGGCCGACAGGAACCGCTCGTTGGCCAGGTAGAAGATGATCCAGATGGCGCTCAGGCCGATGATGACGGGCAGGCTGCCCAGCTCGCCCTGGGAGACGCGGCGGCGGAACCCCGCCCACGCTCCCGCCATGCCCGGCGCGTCCTGGATCAACCGGGGATCGATCGCGGTTTGATTCGCGGAGCTCATGCTTCCTCCATCTTCAGCGTACTGGCGACCTGCGCGGGCCGGGCTCCGGTGATGGCCGCGACGACATCCACTTCCTTCACGTTCTTCACCTCGAAGGTCGCCACGCGCTTGCCCAGCCGCATCACGATGATGCGGTCGGCCACCGAGAACACGTCCATCATGTTGTGGCTGATGACGACCACGCCCAGGCCCTGCTCGCGCAGCCGCCGGATGAGATCGAGCACCTGCCGGGTCTGCGCCACGCCGAGCGCCGCGGTGGGCTCGTCCAGGAGCACGACCCGGGGCGAGCCCATCATCGCGCGCGCCACGGCGATGGTCTGCCGCTGACCACCCGACAGCGCCGCCACCTGCGTGCGCACGCTGGGGATGCTCACCGCCAGCGTCTTGAGCAGCGACGAGGCGCGCTGCTCCATGGCCGTCTCATCCAGCCAGCCCAAGGCATTCCCCTCCTCTTGACCGAGGTAGAGGTTGCCCACCACGTCCAGGTTATCGCACAGCGCGAGGTCCTGATACACGGTGGCGATTCCGAGCGCCGATGAGCGCTTGGGCGTCCCCAGCGTCACGGGTTTTCCATCGAAGAGGACTTCTCCCTCGTCGATGGGGATGCTGCCCGAGATGATTTTGACAAGGGTTGATTTTCCCGCCCCGTTGTCTCCCACCAGGGCCACGACCTCACCCGGGTGGACTTCGAAGTCCACCTGGCTGAGGGCCTGGACGGCCCCGAATCGCTTGGAGATGTTACGGAGCGCCAGCAGCGCGGTCGCCGTCATGGGTGCCTCGTATCCTTACTGCAGCTGCGCCTGCGCACAGGCCGCCTGGAAGGAGCCCTCGCAGATCTGCGCCGTCGTCCAGAAGCCATCGGCCACGATGGTGGACTTGATGTTGTCCTTGGTCACCGCCACCGGCGTGAGCAGCACGGAGGGCACGTCCTTCTGGCCGTTGTTGACCTTGCCGTTGATCTTGCCCGCCGGGGGCTGGCCACCGCGCGCGAGCGCCACCGCCAGCTCCGCGGCCGCCTCGGCCTCGGCCTTGATCGCCTTGTACACCGTCATGAACTGCTCACCGGCGACGATGCGCTGGATGCCCGCGAGCTCCGCGTCCTGGCCCGTCACGGGGGGCAGGGGGTTGATGCCCGCGGCCTTCATCGCGGCGATGGCGCCACCCGCGGTGCCGTCGTTGGCGCAGTACACGCCGACGATCTTGTCCTTGCCCAGCTGGGTGATGGCCTGCTCCATCTGCTGCTGCGCCTTGTCCGGGCTCCAGTCCGGCGTGTCGTACTCGGCGCCGATCTT
This region includes:
- a CDS encoding sugar ABC transporter permease; protein product: MSSANQTAIDPRLIQDAPGMAGAWAGFRRRVSQGELGSLPVIIGLSAIWIIFYLANERFLSAINLTNLMLQISAMGMISAGIVLILLLGETDLSAGAVSGLAAAVMTILNVKMHVPAVPALLAGLATGTAIGAFQGTWVTRFKVPSFVVTLAGSLAWQGALFSVLGSTGSVNLYDPVITGLTSTFFSTPVSWGVVAVIIGTYVGSVFLERRRRATLGLVQAPLRNVAFRMIIICGAVVAAVSVFTQDRGLPLATLIFAGVVVALELLLRNTRFGRHVFAVGGNAEAARRAGIRVEFIRITIFAMGSTLAAAGGMLAASRLLAVNQSSGSGDVLLNSIGAAVIGGTSLFGGRGSAWSAILGALVIGSIANGMDLLAFSSSVKFMVTGSVLLVAASVDAVSRRGRQAAGRA
- a CDS encoding ATP-binding cassette domain-containing protein; translation: MTATALLALRNISKRFGAVQALSQVDFEVHPGEVVALVGDNGAGKSTLVKIISGSIPIDEGEVLFDGKPVTLGTPKRSSALGIATVYQDLALCDNLDVVGNLYLGQEEGNALGWLDETAMEQRASSLLKTLAVSIPSVRTQVAALSGGQRQTIAVARAMMGSPRVVLLDEPTAALGVAQTRQVLDLIRRLREQGLGVVVISHNMMDVFSVADRIIVMRLGKRVATFEVKNVKEVDVVAAITGARPAQVASTLKMEEA
- a CDS encoding alpha/beta fold hydrolase, which gives rise to MSDLFRQDFLTVPDGAALYYQVSGSGEPGAVMCDGLGCDGFVWKYLEPVLARHHRVLRWNYRGHGRSGVPDKRNRIGMSYTCDDLNRVMDAAGIQQAVLFGHSMGVQVALEFHRRFPERVKGLVLVCGSYGSLLDTFHDGPLLKRLFPFIKFTVEHFPDRVARLTRALLSTPLALEVALSVEMNRSLLSKSDLIPYFAHLANMDPVVFVRTLRSAAHHNAWRHLPRVNVPTLVIAGKLDKFTPAWLSRRMAAHIPGAELLLLPEGTHVAPLEYRETVERRVERFLSEHRLVQPRARHYPTSEPFAAFP
- a CDS encoding sigma-54-dependent Fis family transcriptional regulator, whose product is MDRERHQNLQSIIMLRELVRKWWRAELHFADRHGQVLDWNRGEAIASAASACCRLARGSREGLRRCNQSVRELHEQFVGNRRLRRAIVQPCHLQFSLVAAPLYVQDEYEGFLFVEGLLREPLTAGAREGIRARLRELQPAALDVERAVERLLVLDDDNLEKLTVLLEYGTGEIAAYEAERTREQERALEAPARGGGNARFGHIIGRSAALQEIFKVLEKVSNSEATVLINGESGTGKELVARAIHDNGPRRNAPFVVQNCSAFNDNLLESALFGHMRGSFTGAVRDKKGLFEMADSGTFFLDEVGDMSPALQVKLLRVLQEGTFLPVGGTQPREVDVRVVAATHKDLGEMVKRGEFREDLYYRINVIRVHLPPLRERRDDLPLLVDHFLRKHHREGQRARGLSPEALALLGRYAWPGNVRELENEMERLLVLGGDLELLPADLISSRIRDAVSPGGSSSPLPRLTGSLHEAVEALEREMIHQGLLRTGKNKSRLARELGISRSNLILKIARYGLDAGLPPDAEADA
- a CDS encoding cation diffusion facilitator family transporter; the encoded protein is MKEERRKDRNRLLVALALTGTIAVAEAVGGWLTRSLALLSDAGHMLTDISALGLSLLALWFSGKPADQKKTYGYYRMEILSALLNGVLLLVITVGIVLEAWERFRSPTEVNLGPMAVVATVGLIANLLALNFLHHTHSMNVRGAFLHVLGDTLSSVGVLVGAGVMWLTGWYVVDPLISVLISVVIVVGAVRLVRDAVDVLLEAVPAHVDMPQVKELLLKVQGVRDVHDLHVWTIASGMYALSAHLVVADPKVSNNDDILSAVKHELLERFKIDHTTIQIESETYAHVGEVH